A section of the Pochonia chlamydosporia 170 chromosome 2, whole genome shotgun sequence genome encodes:
- a CDS encoding vacuolar ATP synthase (similar to Metarhizium acridum CQMa 102 XP_007807488.1), translating to MVSELCPVYAPFFGAMGCTCAIVFTCLGASYGTAKSGVGIAAMGVLRPDLIVKNIVPVIMAGIIGIYGLVVSVLISDGLKQELPLYTGFIQFGAGLAVGLAGLAAGFAIGIVGDAGVRGTAQQPRLFVGMILILIFAEVLGLYGLIVALLMNSKATQDTVCQ from the exons ATGGTCTCCGAGCTTTG CCCCGTTTACGCG CCCTTTTTCGGCGCCATGGGTTGCACCTGTGCCATTGTCTTCACCTGCCTGGGTGCTTCTTACGGTAccgccaagtctggtgttggtaTCGCCGCCATGGGTGTCCTCCGCCCTGACCTTATCGTGAAGA ACATTGTTCCCGTCATTATGGCTGGTATCATTGGTATTTACGGTCTGGTCGTGTCCGTCCTTATTTCCGACGGTCTGAAGCAGGAGCTCCCTCTGTACACTGGTTTCATCCAGTTCGGTGCTGGTCTGGCTGTCGGCCTTGCCGGTCTTGCTGCCGGTTTCGCCATCGGTATCGTTGGTGACGCTGGTGTCCGAGGAACTGCCCAGCAACCCCGTCTCTTTGTCGGCATGATTTTGATTCTCATTTTCGCCGAAGTCCTGG GTCTGTATGGTCTCATTGTTGCTCTTCTCATGAACTCTAAGGCTACCCAAGATACTGTCTGCCAGTAG
- a CDS encoding transketolase 1 (similar to Aspergillus terreus NIH2624 XP_001210638.1) produces MTYGEIDQLAINTIRLLAVDATFHSNSGHPGAPMGMAPVAHVLFNKFMKFNPKNPKWLNRDRFVLSNGHGCMLQYALLHLFGYQLSMDDIKKFRTVDSITPGHPEAHDTPGIEVTTGPLGQGVCNAVGLAMAQAHTAATFNKPGFDVVDNYTYCFLGDGCLMEGVSSEASSLAGHLQLGNLICIYDDNHISIDGDTNCAFTEDVVKRYEAYGWHVEIVHDGDTDLAGMEAAIKKCQEFKDKPSLIKLKTTIGYGSLQQGTHGVHGSPLKADDIKQLKQKWGFPEDSFYVPKEVYDLYGKHSSEGASHEEKWNQLMGKYAQQFPKEAADLERRQKGDLPEGWEKNLPVYTPADPAVASRKLSETVLGKIEAAIPELFGGSADLTGSNLTRWKSAVDFQPKATGLGDYAGRYVRYGVREHGMGAIMNGLAAYGTILPYGGTFLNFVSYGAGAVRLSALSQVRVLWVATHDSIGLGEDGPTHQPIETLAHFRALPNCMVWRPADGNETSAAYYVALTSKHTPSIMALSRQNLPQLEGSSIEKASKGGYVLREVSGANITLVSTGSEVGICLEAAKYLEEKHGVKARIVSIPCFEVFDSQPKEYRLSVLPDGVPSLSVEVMSTMGWERYTHEQFGINRFGASGAYKDVYKKFEFTPEGIAKRAVATVDFWKDVPNVRSPVNRAFQQLI; encoded by the exons ATGACTTACGGCGAGATTGATCAgttggccatcaacaccattcgTCTGCTTGCA GTCGATGCCACCTTCCACAGCAACTCGGGACACCCCGGTGCTCCCAT GGGCATGGCACCTGTTGCCCAcgtcctcttcaacaaatTCATGAAGTTCAACCCCAAGAACCCGAAATGGTTGAACAGAGATCGCTTCGTTCTCTC CAACGGCCACGGCTGCATGCTGCAATATGCTTTGCTGCACCTTTTTGGCTATCAGTTGAGCATGGATGATATCAAGAAGTTCAGA ACTGTCGATAGCATCACCCCTGGTCACCCCGAAGCCCATGACACACCCGGAATTGAGGTCACCACTGGGCCTCTTGGTCAGGGTGTGTGCAATGCTGTTGGTCTGGCCATGGCGCAGGCTCACACTGCCGCCACCTTCAACAAGCCCGGATTTGACGTTGTTGACAACTACACATACTGCTTCCTCGGTGATGGCTGCTTGATGGAGGGCGTCTCCAGCGAGGCCTCTTCTCTTGCTGGCCACCTTCAGCTCGGCAACCTGATCTGCATTTACGATGACAACCACATTTCCATTGACGGTGACACCAACTGTGCCTTCACTGAGGATGTTGTTAAGCGATACGAGGCCTATGGCTGGCACGTCGAGATCGTCCACGATGGCGACACCGATCTCGCTGGCATGGAGGCTGCCATCAAGAAGTGCCAAGAGTTCAAGGACAAGCCATCTCTGATCAAGCTCAAGACCACCATTGGCTACGGCTCACTCCAGCAGGGCACCCACGGTGTCCACGGCTCTCCTCTCAAGGCCGACGacatcaagcagctcaagCAGAAGTGGGGTTTCCCTGAGGATTCCTTCTACGTCCCCAAGGAAGTCTATGACCTCTACGGCAAGCACTCCTCTGAGGGTGCCTCTCATGAGGAGAAGTGGAACCAGCTGATGGGCAAGTATGCTCAACAGTTCCCCAAGGAGGCCGCTGACCTCGAGCGTCGCCAGAAGGGTGACCTCCCCGAGGGCTGGGAGAAGAACTTGCCCGTCTACACCCCCGCTGATCCCGCTGTCGCTTCTCGCAAGCTGTCCGAGACCGTTTTGGGCAAGATTGAGGCCGCCATCCCCGAACTCTTCGGTGGTTCTGCTGACTTGACTGGCTCCAACCTGACCCGCTGGAAGTCTGCTGTTGACTTCCAGCCCAAGGCCACTGGTCTTGGTGACTATGCTGGCCGATATGTCCGATATGGTGTCCGTGAGCACGGTATGGGCGCCATCATGAACGGTCTCGCTGCCTACGGTACCATCCTGCCTTATGGCGGTACCTTCCTCAACTTCGTCTCGTACGGTGCCGGTGCCGTCCGTCTGTCCGCTCTGTCCCAGGTCCGCGTTCTCTGGGTTGCCACCCACGACTCCAttggtcttggtgaagaCGGTCCTACTCACCAGCCTATTGAGACCTTGGCTCACTTCCGTGCCCTGCCCAACTGCATGGTCTGGCGCCCTGCTGACGGCAACGAGACCAGCGCTGCTTACTACGTTGCTTTGACCTCTAAGCACACTCCCAGCATTATGGCTCTGTCACGACAGAACCTGCCCCAGCTTGAGGGCTCCAGCATCGAGAAGGCCAGCAAGGGCGGTTATGTCCTGCGCGAGGTGTCCGGCGCCAACATCACCCTGGTCTCCACTGGTTCCGAGGTCGGCATCTGCTTGGAAGCTGCCAAGTACCTCGAGGAGAAGCATGGCGTCAAGGCCCGTATTGTCTCCATTCCTTGCTTCGAGGTCTTTGACTCTCAGCCCAAGGAGTACAGACTCTCTGTCCTGCCCGATGGCGTCCCCTCCTTGTCCGTTGAGGTCATGAGCACCATGGGCTGGGAGCGATACACCCACGAGCAGTTCGGTATCAACCGCTTCGGTGCTTCTGGTGCCTACAAGGATGTCTACAAG AAGTTCGAGTTCACCCCTGAGGGTATTGCCAAGCGAGCCGTGGCCACGGTCGATTTCTGGAAGGATGTCCCCAACGTCCGCTCCCCCGTCAACCGAGCTTTCCAGCAGCTCATTTAA
- a CDS encoding SacI domain-containing protein (similar to Neosartorya fischeri NRRL 181 XP_001264160.1), producing MPGIARKILICAAIDGLIIQPLSTKGQRPFQPVRIRYGDSSISAVPRDQIPDASGPDSSFEAFGIIGLITVSRLSYLITITRRQQVAQIFGFPVYVVTGVAITPCNTKQEADESIRRTANLLKKQTPNEENENSDSSDEEIDSTHTPIDEVEDAVTEEDKSRPDSSRSSVAEDVMRRRGSYGRFAQRWFSKSGWTMDQRRSLGLSISAAGSPTAPEAPNGPAISKIPLDEDMSSQNPVSALLPKLLRTMQVFFGSSRSFYFSYDLDITRSTAQQAWIPNPDAPLHAQVDSQFFWNRHILDKFMATGQDSISLPLMQGFVGQRTFVVDSDPPQMDEYASESVELADMSASGSLQASPPSGRVRDQDDLRPSERKCLITLVSRRSTQRAGLRYLRRGINEDGFTANMVETEQIISDPTWEQTSPIHSFVQIRGSIPLFFTQSAYSLKPVPVIQHSPETNYRACKRHFERLLSHYQSLQIVNLVEKRGVEEPIGTQYETTVARLNGELGERHQIPFEWFDFHHACRGMKFENVSQLLIKLKSKLEGLGGTTQVDGRITQRQAGVLRTNCMDCLDRTNVCQSSFAKHMLDMQLKEDGIDMSAQLDQETRWFNTLWADNGDAVSKQYASTAAMKGDYTRTRKRDYRGALNDLGLSLARFYSGMVNDYFSQAAMDFLLGNVTEKVFDEFESNMMTKDPAVSIAKMRQGAVELCQKRVVADVNEEVHGGWVLISPNMADVVKSWSMEEVVLLLTDAALYLCRFDWDLDKVSSFERVHLANVTHIKFGTYITSTVAPAHMDEMKNVGFVISYQPGKSNIKRTNTRTLSTKGYIAPNSASQEEAKTQAGFASFFSPKSKSPAIRKLAFKAPYMDSSTAVSGAGGVQQTELQQVVTICAEVDRLALEAQLRKEGEDEKSLMEKGEIISLQEAKKNTGLLEQLGHSIKRLVWA from the exons ATGCCCGGAATTGCCCGGAAGATTCTCATATGTGCTGCCATCGATGGTCTCATTATCCAGCCGTTGTCAACAAAGGGCCAACGGCCATTCCAACCCGTTAGAATCAGATATGGCGATTCTTCAATTTCAGCGGTTCCGCGGGACCAAATACCCGATGCTTCAGGTCCAGACTCATCATTCGAAGCGTTTGGCATCATTG GTCTAATTACTGTTTCAAGACTGAGCTACCTCATTACAATTACCCGTCGACAACAAGTTGCACAGATCTTCGGATTTCCTGTGTATGTTGTTACCGGTGTTGCCATTACGCCCTGCAATACGAAGCAAGAAGCGGATGAGTCCATTCGCAGGacagccaacttgctcaAAAAACAAACCCCTaatgaagaaaatgaaaACTCTGACAGCAGTGATGAAGAGATTGACAGTACACATACTCCCatcgatgaagttgaagatgcagtcacCGAAGAGGATAAATCTCGACCTGACTCATCCCGCAGCAGTGTTGCAGAAGACGTGATGCGGCGTCGAGGAAGTTATGGCCGCTTTGCTCAACGTTGGTTCAGTAAGAGCGGATGGACAATGGATCAAAGACGCAGCTTGGGATTGAGCATCTCAGCCGCCGGCTCACCAACGGCGCCAGAGGCACCAAATGGACCTGCCATTTCCAAGATACctcttgacgaggacatgAGCAGTCAGAATCCCGTTTCCGCATTACTACCAAAGCTGCTGCGGACTATGCAGGTATTCTTTGGATCATCTAGAAGCTTTTACTTCTCCTACGACCTTGACATTACTCGAAGCACCgctcaacaagcttggaTTCCAAATCCAGACGCCCCCCTCCATGCACAGGTTGACAGCCAGTTCTTTTGGAATCGACACATCCTGGATAAATTCATGGCCACGGGTCAAGACTCAATTAGCCTCCCACTGATGCAAGGTTTTGTGGGCCAGCGAACATTTGTCGTCGATAGTGATCCCCCTCAGATGGATGAATATGCTTCCGAGTCTGTTGAGCTCGCCGACATGTCTGCGTCAGGATCTCTgcaagcatcaccaccaagcgGGCGCGTCAGAGATCAAGACGATCTAAGACCGTCTGAAAGAAAGTGTCTTATCACATTGGTGTCACGCAGGTCGACGCAACGGGCAGGTCTGAGATATCTTCGCAGGGGGATCAACGAAGATGGATTTACCGCCAACATGGTGGAAACTGAACAGATTATTTCTGACCCTACCTGGGAACAAACTTCGCCGATTCATTCATTTGTACAGATTCGTGGAAGTATTCCGCTGTTCTTCACGCAATCTGCCTACTCACTGAAACCAGTTCCTGTGATACAACACTCCCCAGAGACCAACTACAGAGCCTGCAAGAGACATTTTGAGAGACTTCTCTCCCACTACCAATCTCTCCAAATAGTCAATCTGGTCGAAAAACGTGGCGTTGAAGAGCCAATCGGGACACAATACGAGACAACTGTTGCACGTCTCAATGGAGAGCTCGGCGAGAGACACCAGATTCCGTTTGAGTGGTTTGACTTTCACCATGCGTGCCGTGGAATGAAATTTGAGAATGTTAGCCAGCTTTTAATCAAATTGAAGAGCAAACTGGAAGGGTTGGGCGGTACAACACAAGTTGATGGTAGAATTACCCAGCGCCAAGCAGGTGTCCTCAGAACGAACTGCATGGACTGTCTTGATCGTACAAATGTGTGCCAGAGTTCATTTGCAAAGCACATGCTAGACATGCAGTTGAAGGAAGATGGTATCGACATGAGTGCACAGTTGGACCAGGAGACGAGGTGGTTCAATACACTGTGGGCGGACAATGGTGATGCAGTCTCGAAACAGTACGCGTCAACGGCCGCTATGAAGGGTGATTATACGAGGACGCGGAAACGAGACTATCGGGGAGCGTTGAACGACCTGGGTCTGTCGCTGGCAAGGTTTTACAGCGG AATGGTGAATGACTACTTTAGTCAAGCCGCCATGGACTTTTTGCTTGGCAATGTGACAGAAAAGGTTTTTGATGAGTTCGAATCGAACATGATGACCAAAGACCCAGCTgtttccattgccaagatgcGCCAAGGAGCTGTTGAACTATGCCAAAAGCGAGTTGTTGCCGACGTGAATGAAGAAGTCCACGGAGGATGGGTTCTGATCAGCCCTAACATGGCTGACGTGGTAAAATCATGGTCCATGGAAGAGGTGGTTTTGCTGCTCACAGACGCTGCCCTATATCTCTGTCGCTTCGACTGGGATCTCGATAAAGTGTCCTCCTTTGAGCGCGTACACCTCGCCAACGTGACGCACATTAAATTTGGGACCTACATCACGTCAACCGTCGCCCCGGCACAcatggatgagatgaagaatgtCGGGTTCGTCATCTCATATCAGCCTGGCAAAAGCAACATCAAGAGAACCAATACACGAACGCTGTCTACTAAGGGCTACATTGCGCCGAACTCGGCATCTcaggaagaagccaagacgCAGGCAGGTTTCGCCAGTTTCTTTTCGCCCAAGTCAAAATCGCCAGCTATTCGAAAGCTGGCCTTTAAAGCACCATACATGGATTCATCAACGGCCGTGTCTGGAGCAGGGGGAGTTCAGCAGACAGAGTTGCAGCAGGTAGTCACGATTTGCGCAGAAGTTGATCGACTAGCGTTGGAAGCGCAGCTACGGAAAGAGGGGGAAGATGAaaagagcttgatggagaAGGGGGAGATTATTTCCCTGCAAGAGGCGAAGAAGAATACGGGGCTGCTGGAACAGCTGGGGCACTCTATCAAGAGGCTTGTTTGGGCGTAG
- a CDS encoding ergosterol biosynthesis ERG4/ERG24 family domain-containing protein, whose translation MSRYSLRQTPRKKELFEGMVETPTASRRSSRRQSSFPPELLSDPDNESSSAAETSTRTRSTRRRTGKFTEELTEEEETKPHTNGKSVEGREATTNGSPKKKTTPKKKTAAKSADAGVVDGWREGQDPKIDYSGEFEFGGSFGTLAMMILFPILMWYMWVGATYYDGKFPSRGPGQSWSSFGAQLFNYVYTGAFPHAKAWFWYWSYLIFQGACYCLLPGVWGWGKPLPHEGGKQLKYFCNAFVTLYTTLAILAVLHFTGIWPLYNAIDEFGPLLSVAILSGFLVSFVAYFSALYRGKQHRMTGYPIYDFFMGAELNPRMFGILDFKMFCEVRMPWYFLLILSLGAAARQWERYGYVSGEVMFLVMAHYLYANACAKGEELIITTWDMYYEKWGFMLIFWNLAGVPLSYCHCTIYLANHDPSEYRWNRWFLAAMYIAYLFWYWVWDSCNSQKNRFRAMERGKMIARKTFPQVPWQTIHNPKTIETPQGTILVDGWYGLARKIHYTADIWFSISWGLITGFESPFPWFYPVFFCCMIAHRAARDIHRCRNKYGEHWLEYERQVPYLFIPYVI comes from the exons ATGTCTAGATATTCGTTGCGTCAGACCCCTAG GAAGAAGGAACTCTTCGAGGGCATGGTAGAGACTCCCACTGCATCGCGCCGTTCATCACGTCGCCAGTCCTCATTCCCTCCTGAGCTACTGTCCGATCCCGACAACGAATCGAGCTCTGCTGCCGAGACGTCAACTCGCACTCGATCAACGCGCCGCCGCACCGGCAAGTTCACTGAGGAGCTGAccgaagaggaggagacaAAACCACACACCAATGGCAAGTCTGTTGAAGGGAGGGAGGCCACGACAAACGGCTCTCCCAAGAAAAAGACAACACCtaagaagaagacggccgCAAAGTCAGCCGACGCCGGCGTTGTAGACGGATGGCGCGAGGGCCAAGACCCCAAGATCGATTACTCGGGCGAGTTCGAGTTTGGCGGCTCATTTGGCACtctggccatgatgattctCTTCCCAATCCTCATGTGGTACATGTGGGTGGGCGCCACTTACTACGATGGCAAGTTCCCTTCACGGGGTCCTGGTCAGAGTTGGAGTTCCTTTGGAGCCCAGCTCTTCAACTACGTGTACACTGGCGCTTTTCCTCACGCCAAGGCCTGGTTCTGGTATTGGTCCTATCTCATCTTTCAGGGTGCTTGCTACTGCTTGCTCCCTGGTGTCTGGGGATGGGGTAAGCCGCTTCCTCATGAAGGAGGCAAGCAGCTCAAGTACTTTTGCAACGCATTCGTCACCTTGTATACGACACTTGCTATCCTGGCTGTTCTGCACTTCACCGGCATCTGGCCACtgtacaatgccattgacgaATTCGGTCCGCTCCTGTCGGTTGCCATCCTGAGCGGCTTCTTGGTCAGTTTTGTCGCGTACTTCTCCGCCCTCTACCGCGGAAAGCAGCACCGCATGACCGGCTACCCCATCTACGACTTCTTCATGGGCGCCGAGCTGAACCCCCGCATGTTCGGCATCTTGGACTTCAAGATGTTCTGCGAGGTCCGCATGCCGTGGTATTTTCTGCTCATTCTCAGCCTGGGTGCGGCGGCTCGTCAGTGGGAACGCTACGGCTACGTCTCCGGTGAAGTCATGTTCCTCGTCATGGCTCACTACCTCTACGCCAATGCCTGCGCCAAGGGCGAGGagctcatcatcactacCTGGGACATGTACTACGAGAAGTGGGGGTTCATGCTCATCTTCTGGAACCTCGCTGGCGTTCCGCTCTCCTACTGCCACTGCACCATCTACCTCGCCAACCACGATCCATCCGAGTACCGCTGGAACCGTTGGTTCCTTGCCGCCATGTACATTGCCTACCTCTTCTGGTACTGGGTCTGGGACAGCTGCAACAGCCAAAAGAACCGTTTCCGTGCCATGGAGCGCGGAAAGATGATTGCCCGCAAGACCTTCCCCCAAGTTCCATGGCAGACTATCCACAACCCCAAGACCATTGAGACTCCTCAGGGCACGATCCTCGTCGACGGCTGGTACGGTCTTGCACGCAAGATCCACTACACTGCTGATATATGGTTCTCCATCTCATGGGGTCTGATTACTGGATTCGA GAGCCCATTCCCGTGGTTCTACCCCGTCTTCTTTTGCTGCATGATTGCTCACCGCGCCGCGCGAGACATTCACCGTTGCCGCAACAAATACGGCGAACATTGGCTCGAATACGAGCGACAAGTTCCCTATCTCTTCATTCCT TACGTAATCTAG